Proteins encoded in a region of the Stieleria neptunia genome:
- a CDS encoding acetolactate synthase, producing the protein MESDDGSGAATKFDTMRGRNYPALRQFTIFLENRVGQLLEVVRRFEGTGIRICALSINDAAECAFVRFLVNDADRGREILERSGLALIETDLIGVQLPEGPQPLLRVCTALLQAELNIIQTYPLIVRPLGKPAVAIMVENIEMAMETLIEKGFTIITEGDLDDNPTIDQ; encoded by the coding sequence ATGGAATCTGACGACGGAAGTGGTGCGGCAACCAAGTTCGATACGATGCGGGGTCGCAATTATCCGGCACTCCGCCAATTCACCATCTTCTTGGAAAACCGCGTGGGACAACTCTTGGAAGTGGTCCGGCGGTTTGAAGGGACGGGAATCCGCATTTGCGCCTTGTCGATCAACGACGCCGCCGAATGTGCGTTCGTACGGTTCCTCGTCAACGATGCCGACCGCGGTCGAGAAATCCTCGAACGGAGCGGATTGGCGTTGATCGAAACCGATTTGATCGGCGTCCAGCTGCCCGAGGGGCCACAACCGCTGCTCCGCGTTTGCACCGCGTTGCTACAGGCCGAGCTGAACATCATCCAGACGTATCCACTGATCGTCCGACCGCTCGGCAAGCCGGCAGTGGCGATCATGGTGGAAAATATCGAAATGGCGATGGAGACGTTGATCGAGAAAGGGTTCACGATCATCACCGAAGGTGACTTGGACGACAATCCGACCATCGATCAATAG
- the csrA gene encoding carbon storage regulator CsrA has translation MLVLSRHRDESIMIGDDVVVTIVDIRGDKVRLGIEAPQSIPVHRQEVYDAIQRENRRSSQTSAAATKDVKPPRD, from the coding sequence ATGCTGGTCCTATCCCGACACCGCGACGAAAGCATCATGATTGGCGACGATGTCGTTGTCACGATTGTCGATATCCGCGGCGATAAAGTTCGCTTGGGTATCGAAGCCCCACAGTCGATCCCGGTTCACCGACAAGAAGTCTACGACGCGATCCAACGTGAAAATCGACGCTCGTCACAGACAAGTGCCGCCGCGACCAAAGACGTCAAACCGCCTCGCGATTAG
- a CDS encoding TerB family tellurite resistance protein, with amino-acid sequence MILIGTMNLTRTRQSGQFYCPTCRCAQEYRLRSRRPFLTLYFIPVVPIGAAEWFVDCRGCRDKWDPTVLQMDQREHEQVQAEQFQREALRSAVLVVLADDQISGTEVKVLQQIAQQLLGRAIDREELGELCSIAQQNKIRAANYVMTVSRRWSEAQKSEALQAMFLAATAEGKMEGASLKVMTQMRDILDLTEQEYQAAIEAALQRELVE; translated from the coding sequence ATGATCCTAATCGGTACGATGAACCTGACTCGGACGCGCCAGTCGGGGCAGTTTTATTGCCCCACCTGCCGCTGCGCCCAAGAGTATCGTTTGCGGTCACGACGGCCGTTTCTGACGCTGTACTTCATTCCCGTTGTGCCGATCGGTGCCGCCGAATGGTTTGTCGATTGCCGCGGCTGTCGCGACAAGTGGGATCCGACCGTGCTGCAGATGGACCAACGCGAACACGAACAGGTTCAGGCCGAACAATTCCAACGCGAAGCGCTCCGCAGTGCCGTCCTGGTGGTCTTGGCCGACGACCAGATCAGCGGCACCGAGGTCAAGGTGCTCCAGCAGATCGCCCAGCAGCTGCTCGGCCGTGCGATCGACCGAGAAGAACTGGGCGAACTGTGCTCGATCGCACAACAGAACAAGATTCGCGCGGCCAACTATGTGATGACGGTTTCCCGACGGTGGAGCGAAGCACAAAAGTCCGAGGCGCTCCAGGCGATGTTCTTGGCCGCCACCGCGGAAGGTAAGATGGAAGGTGCATCGCTCAAGGTCATGACCCAGATGCGTGACATCCTGGACTTGACCGAACAAGAATATCAAGCGGCGATCGAAGCCGCTTTACAAAGAGAACTGGTCGAATGA
- a CDS encoding N5-glutamine methyltransferase family protein yields the protein MNALVFPRTPRAFGGRRNLIQTVAAITLLGCLGCPASNRNDLDYSYDVEQYVVLPDLDAIDGQPLVQFESVFWEPDDTTSLRKMIVEDQIAAGRSVLEIGTGTGLLSLLCLANGAQEVVATDINPAAVANARYNVAMHQLDESFDVRQVSPADPGAYAVLKPDERFDLIVSNPPWEDGKVAAPSDHAFYDPGFALMDSLLAGLPKHLNPGGRCLLAYGHAPAITRLLSEADALGYQTKVLDDRAVDQLPLDFLPGMLIEVRLGRNQIPKVDASSGDPPATDLR from the coding sequence ATGAACGCTCTCGTTTTCCCGCGGACGCCCCGCGCCTTCGGCGGCCGGCGAAATCTGATTCAGACCGTGGCGGCCATCACGCTGCTGGGTTGCCTGGGGTGCCCGGCATCCAATCGCAACGATCTCGATTACTCCTACGATGTCGAACAGTACGTCGTGCTGCCCGACCTGGACGCGATCGACGGCCAACCGCTGGTTCAATTTGAAAGTGTTTTCTGGGAACCCGATGACACCACGTCGCTGCGAAAGATGATTGTCGAGGACCAGATCGCCGCCGGGCGTAGCGTGTTGGAAATCGGCACCGGAACCGGCCTGCTGTCGTTGTTGTGCCTGGCCAACGGAGCCCAGGAGGTGGTGGCCACCGACATCAATCCCGCGGCCGTCGCCAACGCCCGCTACAATGTGGCGATGCATCAATTGGACGAATCGTTCGACGTCCGGCAGGTCTCGCCTGCGGATCCGGGCGCCTATGCGGTGCTGAAACCGGACGAACGATTTGATTTAATTGTGTCCAATCCGCCGTGGGAGGACGGCAAGGTCGCTGCACCGTCCGATCATGCCTTTTACGACCCCGGTTTCGCGCTGATGGATTCGCTGCTGGCCGGGCTGCCAAAACATCTCAACCCGGGCGGACGCTGTCTTTTGGCATACGGTCATGCCCCCGCAATCACGCGTCTGTTATCCGAGGCCGATGCACTGGGGTACCAAACCAAGGTCCTGGATGACCGAGCGGTTGATCAGTTGCCGCTCGATTTCCTGCCGGGCATGTTGATCGAAGTGCGTTTGGGGCGTAATCAAATCCCCAAAGTTGACGCTAGCAGTGGTGATCCACCTGCAACGGATCTCCGTTAG
- a CDS encoding ArsB/NhaD family transporter, whose protein sequence is MILIDTLLAGPTLLASSVEEAPIEPASAGVMLLFAAVMCATYVGVAIERFHKTVAALCGAAVLVVLGLALGLFEYPKLYEFLKEDLNIFGVIIGTGILVDVVGKSGLFHFLSMWIVRFTGGSASKLYLTLCLVTFVFVAVLTIVPAMLILSSLVLVICRSLNYKPMPFLLSVAICANSGAIATFASGLPNIMIGTAAGIPYAHFLQVSLPYAVVSLVIAIAALRFFFRNDLPWKQTPEQQEALRVQIETFDPWAMVEDNRVLLRSGTILALTVIGFVFAQQLGVGMDFIAMVGATAALLFAGKGVEDAIGKVNWTVILFFMGLFIIIGCVKQTGALAWVAEQVIELSGNELTLLVPLLGVFSAVASSIVDNIPVAATLIPIVKDIAADGTVPIEPLWWTLIICCNLGGNGTPIGSISCVIAIYALKKEAGVHVGWGTFLKIGGLIMLLQVAGAIVYVLLHYNNGWTPALS, encoded by the coding sequence ATGATTTTGATTGACACTTTGCTTGCCGGTCCAACGTTGCTTGCCAGTTCGGTGGAGGAAGCTCCAATCGAACCCGCCTCCGCCGGCGTGATGTTGCTGTTTGCCGCCGTGATGTGCGCCACGTACGTGGGCGTTGCGATCGAGCGGTTTCACAAAACGGTCGCGGCGCTGTGTGGTGCGGCGGTATTGGTGGTGCTCGGATTGGCGCTGGGTCTCTTTGAGTACCCGAAGCTGTATGAGTTCCTGAAGGAAGATCTGAATATCTTCGGTGTGATCATCGGTACCGGAATTCTGGTCGACGTGGTCGGCAAAAGCGGCCTGTTTCACTTCTTGTCGATGTGGATCGTCCGGTTCACCGGCGGGTCGGCGTCCAAGCTGTATCTGACCTTGTGCCTGGTCACGTTCGTGTTCGTCGCAGTGCTGACGATTGTTCCTGCGATGTTGATTCTTTCGTCGTTGGTGCTGGTGATCTGTCGCTCGTTGAATTACAAGCCGATGCCGTTCTTGTTGAGCGTGGCGATCTGTGCCAACAGTGGTGCGATCGCCACGTTTGCCAGCGGGCTGCCGAACATCATGATCGGCACGGCAGCAGGGATCCCCTATGCTCATTTCTTGCAAGTCAGCTTGCCGTACGCAGTGGTTTCCCTGGTGATCGCGATCGCGGCACTGCGTTTCTTCTTTCGCAATGATTTGCCGTGGAAGCAAACACCTGAGCAACAGGAAGCACTGCGTGTTCAAATCGAGACGTTTGATCCCTGGGCGATGGTCGAGGACAACCGCGTGCTGCTACGCAGCGGCACGATCCTGGCGTTGACCGTGATCGGGTTTGTGTTTGCGCAGCAGTTGGGCGTGGGGATGGATTTCATTGCGATGGTGGGCGCGACCGCGGCGTTGCTGTTTGCGGGCAAGGGCGTCGAAGATGCGATCGGCAAAGTGAACTGGACCGTGATTTTGTTTTTCATGGGCCTGTTCATCATCATCGGTTGTGTGAAACAAACCGGCGCGTTGGCCTGGGTGGCCGAACAAGTGATCGAGCTGTCGGGGAACGAGTTAACGCTGTTGGTTCCGCTGCTGGGCGTGTTCTCGGCGGTTGCCAGCAGCATCGTCGACAACATTCCGGTGGCCGCGACGCTGATTCCGATCGTCAAGGACATCGCGGCCGATGGCACGGTGCCGATCGAACCGCTTTGGTGGACCCTGATCATCTGCTGCAACTTGGGCGGCAACGGAACACCGATCGGATCGATCTCTTGCGTGATCGCAATCTACGCGCTCAAGAAAGAAGCCGGGGTCCACGTCGGTTGGGGAACGTTCTTGAAGATCGGCGGTTTGATCATGCTGTTGCAAGTCGCCGGCGCGATCGTTTACGTGCTGCTCCACTACAACAATGGATGGACGCCGGCGTTGTCCTAA
- a CDS encoding transposase: MGRPLRSEQVASDEVSIVHAVQRCVRRAFLAGVDQATGKDYGFRREWIRRRMEALASVFGIDVLSYAVMSNHMHLVLRNRPDVVAAWTDQEVAIRWLKVFPGRRMEEHLGEPTENDVQMLVSDKERLAEVRRRLSDISWFMRSLSEPIARMANRQDECTGRFWEGRFKLQCITDEAGLLACAMYVDLNPVRAAMAESPDQSVHTSGYDRIKGEQGQEIDSAAFDLVPITTEQAGEERRTTPVDELRKKKRAKRKNPTGKRIRRDGWLAPLTLDESTLSNDAQPNQAGVRASDKGFLGISLKDYVKLLRWTAKQSEEGAGRELPPSMQGLVSRLGIDLSMWRDLVWNFQRYFGNSCCAGSPNGMSQFAESSGRKWAKGQRQVAECFTA, encoded by the coding sequence ATGGGACGTCCGCTGCGTTCGGAACAGGTTGCTAGTGACGAAGTGTCGATCGTGCATGCCGTTCAGCGGTGTGTCCGGCGTGCTTTTTTAGCGGGGGTCGATCAGGCGACCGGCAAGGACTACGGATTCAGACGCGAGTGGATTCGGCGGCGGATGGAAGCGCTGGCGTCTGTGTTCGGCATCGATGTCCTCTCCTATGCCGTGATGTCCAATCACATGCATTTGGTCCTCCGCAATCGCCCCGATGTCGTCGCCGCATGGACCGATCAAGAGGTCGCGATTCGCTGGCTAAAAGTCTTTCCCGGCCGCCGAATGGAAGAACATTTGGGTGAGCCCACCGAAAACGATGTTCAAATGTTGGTCTCCGATAAAGAGAGGCTTGCCGAAGTGCGTCGTCGCTTGTCGGATATCTCTTGGTTCATGCGTTCCTTGAGCGAACCGATTGCGCGGATGGCCAACCGCCAAGACGAGTGCACCGGTCGATTTTGGGAAGGCCGATTTAAACTGCAATGCATCACCGATGAGGCCGGATTGCTGGCGTGTGCGATGTACGTGGACCTCAACCCGGTCCGTGCCGCGATGGCGGAATCGCCCGACCAGTCGGTCCACACGTCCGGATACGATCGGATCAAAGGGGAGCAGGGTCAAGAAATCGATTCGGCCGCTTTTGATCTGGTTCCGATCACCACGGAACAGGCCGGCGAAGAGCGTCGCACCACGCCGGTAGATGAACTGCGTAAAAAGAAGCGGGCCAAACGAAAGAATCCGACCGGTAAGCGCATCCGCCGCGACGGATGGCTGGCTCCGTTGACCCTGGATGAGTCGACGCTTTCCAACGACGCTCAACCGAACCAGGCTGGCGTGCGGGCGAGCGACAAGGGGTTTCTCGGGATCAGCCTGAAAGACTACGTCAAGCTTCTCCGTTGGACTGCGAAACAGAGTGAAGAAGGGGCGGGGCGAGAGCTACCGCCAAGTATGCAAGGTCTGGTTTCGCGTCTCGGAATCGACTTGTCGATGTGGCGTGACTTGGTCTGGAACTTTCAACGCTACTTCGGCAACAGTTGTTGCGCAGGCTCACCGAACGGCATGTCGCAGTTCGCCGAGTCGAGCGGCCGGAAATGGGCGAAGGGGCAACGACAAGTTGCCGAGTGTTTCACCGCCTAA